A genomic window from Halorubrum lacusprofundi ATCC 49239 includes:
- a CDS encoding DUF2073 domain-containing protein: MPGPTPNVGGDDAPSDDSDDGVRIDMISGARMDGLTGMEKIRLILDGVRDGNIVILEEGLSPDEESKLIEVTMTEISPDDFTGIEIETYPKAETGDQSFLDKLMGRNSTQKLTVIGPANQIETLHKDENLISTLVSRK; the protein is encoded by the coding sequence ATGCCGGGCCCAACCCCAAACGTCGGCGGCGACGACGCCCCGTCCGACGACTCCGATGACGGGGTCCGGATCGACATGATAAGCGGGGCCCGGATGGACGGACTCACCGGAATGGAGAAGATCCGGCTCATCCTTGACGGAGTCCGCGACGGTAACATCGTCATCCTTGAAGAGGGGCTCTCCCCGGACGAGGAGTCGAAGCTCATCGAGGTAACGATGACCGAGATCAGTCCAGACGACTTCACCGGCATCGAGATCGAGACGTACCCGAAGGCGGAGACGGGCGATCAGAGTTTCCTCGACAAGCTGATGGGCCGCAACTCGACCCAGAAGCTCACCGTCATCGGCCCGGCCAATCAGATCGAAACCCTGCACAAAGACGAGAACCTCATCAGCACGCTCGTCT